One part of the Arachidicoccus terrestris genome encodes these proteins:
- a CDS encoding RagB/SusD family nutrient uptake outer membrane protein codes for MKSKNIYRALVLVTIIYTVFACTKLKEEILDESLTGTGQAELVSGSIAPVYGSLRDVWLHTVNFGLQEIASDEAILPYRGGKDWYDGGKFIAVHQHLMTPSNSLVGDTWKKITQTLSKTVLAIEKLKPEAEKGDEEARKALPEMVAMRAYLNMMALDNWGLVFKKEKSSETSEILRKQEAIDYIEKDLLSALDAMGDDSYSGRLNKYSVMALLARLYLNAAVYRDPYGTPKFKKEDMDKVIEYTSNIISGPYELSAEYFDLFSDNNSANAELIFALDQRGVLQTEHQRWAYWSISGDQVPRPESPSTRGTDAAALTPDFYQTWVDAYGQVDPADADARFFKKNTIVPDNLKDLTGVNPSNDSNHYYCIKAEDFEIDRGILRGIIWGPRKDENGKILKCDDGGVRIYPVINTRTSGTSRTYVNHTLKIDFTAEGSLHNTGYRFSKYQFSHKAPDCCSFSAVDLVLIRLGEIYLMRAEAKLRNNDQAGALADINFLRTSRNARPAQTPAPLSKINLDILFRESGFELYWEGLRRTYQIRFGKYEGRWTEKTNNDAKKRLFPIPQQAIDGASSKEGFLVQNEGY; via the coding sequence ATGAAAAGTAAAAATATTTATCGGGCTCTTGTGCTGGTCACAATTATATATACGGTGTTTGCTTGTACGAAATTGAAAGAAGAAATACTGGATGAGTCGTTAACAGGAACAGGTCAGGCGGAGTTGGTGTCCGGATCAATAGCGCCAGTCTATGGCAGCCTTCGTGATGTTTGGTTGCATACCGTAAATTTTGGATTACAGGAAATTGCGTCAGATGAAGCCATTCTACCATACCGAGGTGGTAAAGATTGGTACGACGGCGGCAAATTCATAGCGGTACATCAACATTTGATGACGCCAAGTAATAGCCTGGTTGGCGATACCTGGAAAAAGATTACCCAAACATTATCCAAAACGGTACTGGCTATAGAAAAATTGAAGCCGGAGGCTGAAAAGGGGGATGAAGAAGCCCGTAAAGCACTGCCCGAGATGGTAGCCATGAGAGCTTATTTGAATATGATGGCACTTGATAACTGGGGACTTGTCTTTAAAAAAGAAAAATCATCAGAAACTTCGGAAATTTTAAGAAAACAGGAAGCCATAGATTATATAGAAAAGGATCTTTTATCTGCGCTGGATGCCATGGGTGATGACAGTTATTCCGGAAGGCTGAACAAATATTCCGTTATGGCGCTGCTGGCACGGTTATATCTGAATGCTGCAGTGTATCGCGATCCCTATGGCACACCAAAATTCAAAAAAGAGGACATGGACAAAGTGATTGAATATACCAGTAATATCATATCCGGCCCCTATGAGCTGTCTGCGGAATATTTTGATTTGTTCAGCGATAATAACTCAGCGAATGCTGAGCTTATTTTTGCGCTGGATCAAAGAGGCGTACTTCAGACGGAGCATCAGCGATGGGCTTACTGGTCGATTTCGGGAGATCAGGTGCCAAGGCCTGAGTCTCCCAGCACACGGGGAACCGACGCGGCTGCACTTACGCCTGATTTTTACCAAACCTGGGTTGACGCATATGGCCAGGTTGACCCGGCTGATGCCGATGCCCGCTTCTTTAAGAAGAATACGATTGTTCCCGATAACCTCAAAGACCTTACCGGCGTTAATCCCTCTAATGATTCCAATCATTACTATTGTATAAAAGCTGAAGATTTCGAGATAGACAGGGGCATCTTGCGCGGAATTATCTGGGGCCCCAGAAAAGATGAAAACGGTAAGATCTTAAAGTGCGACGATGGTGGAGTGAGGATTTATCCGGTAATTAACACGAGAACCAGTGGTACCAGCAGAACTTATGTAAACCATACCCTCAAAATTGATTTTACAGCAGAAGGCAGCCTGCATAATACGGGGTACCGTTTTTCGAAATACCAGTTTAGTCACAAGGCCCCCGATTGTTGTTCATTTAGTGCTGTTGATCTTGTATTGATTCGCCTGGGAGAAATTTATCTGATGCGGGCAGAAGCAAAGCTGAGAAATAACGACCAGGCAGGAGCGCTTGCAGATATCAATTTCTTACGTACATCCAGAAACGCCCGTCCTGCTCAAACTCCGGCACCATTGAGTAAAATAAATCTGGATATTCTATTTCGTGAATCAGGTTTTGAGTTATACTGGGAGGGTTTACGCAGAACCTACCAAATTCGGTTCGGAAAATATGAAGGCAGATGGACTGAAAAAACAAATAACGATGCGAAAAAGCGGTTGTTTCCTATACCACAACAGGCCATCGACGGCGCTTCCAGTAAAGAAGGTTTTCTGGTACAAAATGAAGGTTATTAA
- a CDS encoding SusC/RagA family TonB-linked outer membrane protein: MNFKKLLLAVTCFSTPSMYSAAISAPRLASTLQASQTALQQTVSGKVTDKNGRPLSGATVLEKGTTHAVTSSADGKFIIDVAPNAILQISFTGYETKEIPVNGQSKIAVQLTQVVSQMDDVVVVGYGTLKRSDVTGSIVSLKSESFNKGVVTNPVELLQGKMAGVNITSSSGEPGTSQNVIIRGIGSLRSGTQPLYVIDGFLIDNSSIGVASNPLNFLNPGDIASIDVLKDASATAVYGSRASNGVVVITTKKGKDGKTQINVGLSTAMSSMAGKIKVFDAAAFRKQVPASGGTLIDYGGNTNWQDELTQSGVSNNLIFSMSGATSQKFSYFASGGYQKQEGILKNSELERYSGKLNMTQKAWNGRINVDYNITASHIENLRPDINATISDMLGLNPTIPAYTNGIPTPLKTNELNPITRYNIYSDKALNNRFLATISPSIEIVKGLVYKLNFGIDYSSTNRDRQYKPYTSVVNESDVSNGDVVTDISTNSNQLTENTLTYSLSKPLYKLTAMVGHSYQKFTDNNRQFAYRGFADNNIEPIYQDQTSSDQYPTSVNSSAVKNELQSFFARINYSFDERFLVTATLRADGSSKFGDNRKYGYFPSFAFGWNIANEAFMKNSIFDNLKLRGGWGQTGNQEIPSKITQASYSETRLVSGSGSSDTYPINTNSNSIDGYPYGIVYTRLANPNLQWEVSTQFDFGFDFALLNNQLSGTVDYFNKKSSNILLEVVPTDPVEPTSTYWANIENMKIQNNGLELALNYNSDATRNFSYSLGGNITYIMNKVKNSPYSVLTTGSAQGAGQTGATINGYINNEPIGAFYLFRFDGIGADGLNKFWDANGDGTILDNDRRVLGSAIPDLIYGFNVNLKYKAFDFGMNFNGISGNKIYNHTKMSLFTKAQLSRSNNTTDFAVQFPSESIANSNTVSTRFLENGSFLRLNNATLSYKLDPGKIGLGRAFQDIRILLTGQNLFVITDYSGFDPELNTGIESGGIQTFGIDYYTYPKARTFMFGVNLTF; encoded by the coding sequence ATGAATTTCAAAAAACTATTATTGGCAGTCACGTGTTTCTCAACGCCGTCGATGTATTCGGCTGCAATAAGTGCTCCACGTCTTGCCAGTACTTTGCAAGCAAGCCAAACCGCATTACAACAAACTGTGTCAGGTAAGGTAACGGATAAAAATGGACGGCCATTGTCTGGTGCTACAGTTCTAGAAAAAGGGACAACACATGCCGTGACATCGAGCGCTGATGGGAAATTTATAATCGATGTTGCTCCGAATGCTATTCTTCAAATCTCCTTTACCGGTTATGAAACAAAAGAAATTCCGGTGAATGGTCAGTCAAAAATAGCGGTTCAATTGACTCAAGTTGTTTCACAAATGGACGATGTTGTGGTAGTGGGGTATGGAACCTTAAAAAGATCGGACGTTACGGGTTCTATTGTATCGCTAAAGAGCGAAAGCTTCAATAAAGGAGTTGTAACCAACCCGGTAGAGCTTTTACAGGGAAAAATGGCCGGTGTGAATATAACTTCCAGCAGCGGCGAACCCGGTACTTCACAGAATGTAATTATCAGAGGTATCGGCAGCTTAAGATCTGGAACGCAGCCTCTTTATGTTATTGACGGCTTCCTGATAGACAACTCATCCATTGGGGTTGCTTCCAATCCCCTTAACTTCCTTAATCCCGGCGACATTGCCAGCATCGATGTTTTAAAAGATGCAAGTGCCACAGCGGTATATGGCTCCAGGGCGTCTAATGGGGTAGTAGTTATTACTACAAAGAAAGGAAAAGATGGAAAAACACAGATAAACGTCGGGCTGTCCACGGCTATGTCGTCTATGGCCGGGAAAATCAAAGTTTTTGATGCCGCAGCTTTTCGCAAGCAGGTACCGGCCTCGGGAGGCACTCTTATTGATTATGGAGGAAATACAAACTGGCAGGATGAACTGACTCAATCAGGGGTTTCCAATAACCTGATTTTTTCAATGAGCGGAGCAACCAGCCAAAAATTCTCCTACTTTGCGTCCGGTGGATATCAAAAGCAAGAAGGAATTTTAAAGAATAGTGAATTAGAGCGGTATTCTGGTAAGTTGAATATGACGCAAAAAGCATGGAATGGCAGGATAAATGTTGATTATAACATAACAGCTTCACATATCGAGAACCTTCGACCAGATATCAATGCGACAATCAGTGATATGCTTGGCTTAAATCCAACCATACCTGCCTATACAAACGGCATTCCTACACCACTTAAAACAAACGAACTTAACCCAATTACCAGGTATAATATTTATAGCGATAAAGCCCTCAATAACCGTTTTTTGGCCACTATATCTCCGTCGATTGAAATCGTAAAAGGGCTTGTCTATAAACTGAATTTTGGTATAGATTATTCTTCGACGAACCGTGACCGGCAATATAAACCCTATACCTCTGTTGTCAATGAAAGCGATGTCTCTAATGGCGATGTAGTAACTGATATCAGTACAAATTCCAATCAACTGACAGAAAATACCCTCACCTACAGCCTGAGTAAACCTCTATATAAATTAACAGCGATGGTTGGTCATTCGTACCAAAAGTTCACTGATAATAACCGGCAGTTTGCCTACAGAGGCTTTGCAGATAACAATATAGAGCCGATATACCAGGATCAAACCAGCTCTGATCAATACCCGACTTCTGTAAATTCATCTGCCGTTAAAAATGAACTGCAATCTTTCTTTGCCAGGATAAACTATTCCTTTGATGAAAGATTTCTGGTTACTGCTACTTTACGGGCAGACGGCTCTTCAAAATTTGGTGATAACCGGAAGTATGGTTATTTCCCCTCCTTTGCTTTTGGCTGGAATATCGCCAATGAAGCTTTCATGAAAAATTCTATATTCGATAACCTGAAGTTGCGCGGCGGATGGGGACAAACCGGAAACCAGGAAATTCCATCCAAGATTACACAGGCAAGCTATTCTGAAACCCGGTTAGTTTCCGGCTCCGGTAGCTCAGACACTTACCCGATCAATACCAATTCTAATTCTATCGACGGTTATCCATATGGTATTGTTTACACCAGGCTCGCCAACCCCAATCTACAATGGGAAGTATCCACGCAGTTTGATTTTGGGTTCGATTTTGCCTTACTAAACAACCAACTGTCAGGTACGGTAGATTATTTCAACAAAAAATCATCAAACATATTACTGGAGGTGGTCCCGACGGATCCTGTTGAGCCGACATCAACCTATTGGGCCAATATTGAGAATATGAAAATTCAGAACAATGGACTTGAATTGGCGTTGAATTATAATAGTGATGCTACCCGTAACTTTTCGTATAGCCTGGGAGGCAACATAACTTATATCATGAACAAGGTCAAGAATTCGCCCTATTCGGTTTTAACCACTGGATCGGCACAGGGCGCCGGTCAAACCGGTGCTACCATTAACGGCTACATAAACAATGAGCCTATTGGAGCATTCTATCTTTTCAGGTTCGACGGGATCGGTGCCGATGGATTAAATAAATTTTGGGATGCAAACGGTGATGGAACCATATTGGATAACGACCGGCGAGTGCTGGGCAGTGCAATACCCGATCTTATCTACGGTTTTAATGTAAATCTTAAGTATAAGGCGTTTGACTTTGGAATGAACTTCAACGGCATTTCGGGAAATAAAATCTACAACCATACAAAAATGTCGCTCTTTACAAAGGCGCAGCTTTCCAGGTCGAATAATACAACTGATTTTGCAGTACAATTCCCCAGCGAATCTATTGCTAATTCCAATACTGTTTCTACCAGGTTTCTGGAAAATGGTTCATTTTTGAGATTGAACAATGCAACATTATCTTATAAATTAGATCCGGGGAAAATAGGTTTAGGTCGTGCATTTCAAGATATCAGGATTTTGCTGACAGGCCAGAACCTTTTCGTTATAACGGATTATTCAGGATTCGATCCTGAGTTGAACACAGGAATTGAATCTGGAGGCATACAAACTTTCGGGATAGATTATTATACTTATCCCAAGGCCAGAACCTTTATGTTTGGCGTTAACCTAACTTTTTAA
- a CDS encoding class I SAM-dependent methyltransferase: protein MDQQLLKIITDFYKDLPRQGPGSTRATKWALTRIMEMGPIEHILDIGCGTGAQTIVLGQETGAKVDALDRVQDFLDVLKIKRDQQRLSDRIQLHHAQMDKLPFEAESFDLIWSEGAIYNMGFTYGLKNWGKLLKPGGFMVVSEISWTTESRPQLLTDYWNSNYPEMDLVSAKVRLMEMMGYSTIGAFALPDVGWRNYYEPVSQKLAQLDGSGSPALQGFLEQIKTELKIYHEYRQYYNYFFYIMRRP from the coding sequence ATGGATCAACAGTTGCTGAAAATTATCACTGATTTTTACAAAGATCTGCCCAGGCAGGGACCTGGTAGCACGCGGGCCACGAAATGGGCCCTTACCAGAATCATGGAAATGGGTCCTATTGAACATATACTTGACATCGGATGTGGAACCGGTGCCCAAACCATTGTCCTGGGCCAGGAAACCGGTGCCAAGGTGGATGCCCTGGATAGAGTACAGGATTTCTTAGATGTATTAAAAATCAAAAGGGACCAACAGCGTCTTAGTGACAGAATTCAGCTGCATCATGCACAAATGGATAAGTTACCTTTCGAAGCAGAGAGTTTTGACCTGATCTGGAGTGAAGGTGCCATTTATAATATGGGATTCACTTATGGTTTGAAGAACTGGGGCAAACTCCTAAAGCCTGGTGGTTTTATGGTGGTTTCTGAAATTTCCTGGACAACAGAAAGCCGCCCCCAATTATTAACAGACTATTGGAACAGCAACTATCCTGAGATGGATCTGGTGTCTGCTAAAGTGAGATTGATGGAGATGATGGGCTATAGCACAATTGGTGCATTCGCGCTTCCTGATGTAGGCTGGAGAAATTATTATGAGCCTGTTTCACAAAAACTGGCACAGCTTGATGGATCGGGTAGCCCGGCGCTGCAGGGATTTCTGGAACAGATCAAGACGGAATTGAAGATCTATCATGAATATCGACAGTATTATAATTATTTCTTTTATATAATGCGTCGTCCCTGA
- a CDS encoding helix-turn-helix domain-containing protein, which yields MEKIKIWLAGGDPLPIKQGFPRRYKSRQFNNATCYHIEVSEDEYILFQNIQVGPFSCWYTEYFFNNPKILYCNMVSEGVEFHSLIEGAAMYNMNHHQKWYMESEGVHNILVNPPHHTITALTVTPLKTFDIHVTADYFLSLIEDYPAFAKLLPALKSGKMGTLFSDKEQSALELRYQISKALQRFAQQTKYTPLEKTALMQDIKAVIASYANVDRPMSTGFKIQQAEIDTLIHIKNYIQTHFMDSQVIADAQLKYPISPEKLNKCFKILFNRKPKEFLMSERIRQAKIFMQNNPTATRQEIAMSVGYLDARHLNTLFIKFEGHNTEQYRAQLLQLSKR from the coding sequence ATGGAGAAAATAAAGATCTGGCTTGCCGGAGGTGACCCTTTACCAATTAAACAAGGCTTTCCCCGTCGCTACAAATCACGACAGTTTAATAATGCAACCTGCTACCATATAGAAGTCTCTGAAGACGAATATATCCTTTTCCAGAATATACAGGTTGGCCCCTTCTCTTGCTGGTATACGGAGTATTTCTTTAATAACCCAAAGATCTTATACTGTAACATGGTCTCTGAGGGTGTTGAGTTTCATAGTCTAATAGAAGGCGCTGCTATGTATAACATGAACCATCACCAAAAATGGTATATGGAATCGGAAGGCGTTCATAATATATTAGTGAATCCACCTCATCACACTATAACTGCGCTTACGGTTACGCCGTTAAAAACGTTTGATATACATGTAACAGCAGATTATTTTTTGTCGCTGATTGAGGACTATCCGGCGTTTGCCAAGCTATTACCGGCATTGAAGTCTGGTAAAATGGGAACACTATTCTCTGATAAGGAACAAAGTGCACTGGAGCTGAGATATCAGATCTCCAAAGCCCTTCAACGCTTTGCGCAGCAGACAAAATATACGCCACTGGAAAAGACCGCCTTAATGCAAGATATCAAGGCTGTCATTGCCTCTTACGCCAATGTTGATAGGCCTATGTCAACCGGCTTTAAAATTCAACAAGCAGAAATAGACACACTGATCCATATTAAGAATTATATTCAGACGCACTTTATGGACAGCCAGGTCATTGCCGATGCGCAATTAAAGTATCCGATATCTCCGGAAAAGTTAAACAAATGTTTTAAGATTCTATTCAATAGAAAGCCAAAAGAGTTCCTGATGTCTGAAAGAATCCGGCAGGCCAAAATATTCATGCAAAATAATCCTACCGCGACCAGACAGGAAATTGCCATGTCCGTAGGTTATTTGGACGCCAGGCATCTGAATACTTTATTTATCAAGTTTGAAGGCCATAATACGGAGCAATACAGGGCACAATTGCTGCAATTATCTAAACGCTAA